One stretch of Chryseobacterium sp. LJ668 DNA includes these proteins:
- a CDS encoding T9SS type A sorting domain-containing protein: MKQFYKFYISRNTTNYLEKTMLIVVFFLIFQFNANAQVSSYTFTQSNGTYTSITGTVLGAATGNTAATNLDSNVYPVTLPFGFNLSGVPQSSINVSSNGFITFGATAPATSNTTPLSNAASYDGAVSAFGKDLSSFSNVGGKSGSISWETVGVAPNREVVIQWDNFRTNSSTSITSVFSFSFQIRLQETTNIIRVVYNSGSFLVGSTAVSSTAQIGLRGNLNTDFNTRLNSTSLEFFNSTAGTANSSSQSYNTSNSVPGMPNAGLTYIWTPPTCFPPSGVTLNNSSSNSASLSWAASVSTPAGYDIYYNTDNTPPISSTAPMVVNSPGTTATINSLSPAITYYLWIRSNCGTGNVSEWIIKPFIFRTLCAPVNILSTTGFTACPNQPATLSATATAGANIIWYDASGNLVGTGNSFTTPSLATTTTYYAAASSGAVSSLITTGKNTYTPNPTSGSGTTEFGLVFDVLSPFTLKEVTIFPTSSTSASGTVTIDVVDREGTLVHSKIVNVAASPTASPVAQVVTLDFPLVVGTGYKIRHSARSAGIAGLLFDPSANAPSSNYGYPYVTTNVLSINTSSLTATNVPRNDLYYYFYNWKIGPGCESPRVAVVATVDSNCLSTSETDKKDAVKVHPNPFSDVVNINKPELVKTIRVSDVSGKLLRTINQPESAVKLNEFSAGMYILQLDMKDGSKQSIKIIKK; this comes from the coding sequence ATGAAACAATTTTACAAATTTTATATTAGCAGAAATACCACAAATTATCTCGAAAAAACGATGCTTATTGTTGTATTTTTCTTGATTTTCCAGTTCAATGCAAATGCACAAGTAAGTTCTTACACTTTTACACAGTCAAATGGAACTTACACCTCCATCACAGGAACTGTATTGGGAGCGGCAACGGGAAATACTGCAGCAACTAACCTCGATAGCAATGTCTATCCTGTTACGTTACCCTTCGGATTTAATTTAAGTGGCGTACCACAAAGCTCCATCAATGTTTCAAGCAACGGTTTCATTACTTTTGGTGCAACGGCTCCTGCAACTTCTAATACAACTCCTCTAAGTAATGCAGCAAGTTACGATGGGGCAGTATCCGCATTCGGAAAAGATCTCAGCAGTTTTTCTAATGTTGGTGGAAAATCTGGCAGCATATCTTGGGAAACCGTAGGTGTTGCACCAAATAGGGAAGTGGTGATTCAATGGGATAATTTCAGAACAAATTCTTCAACCTCAATAACATCAGTTTTTTCATTTTCTTTTCAGATCAGATTACAGGAAACTACCAATATCATAAGAGTTGTCTACAACAGCGGTTCTTTTTTGGTAGGAAGTACTGCAGTTAGCAGCACTGCACAAATTGGTTTACGAGGCAACTTAAATACAGATTTTAATACAAGATTAAATTCAACCTCGTTAGAATTTTTTAACTCAACTGCAGGAACAGCAAACAGCAGTTCTCAATCTTATAATACCTCAAATTCAGTTCCAGGGATGCCGAATGCGGGGTTAACCTATATATGGACACCACCTACATGTTTTCCGCCATCGGGAGTAACTCTTAATAACAGTTCGTCAAATTCTGCTTCTTTATCTTGGGCGGCGTCAGTGTCTACTCCGGCTGGGTATGATATTTATTACAATACGGATAATACCCCGCCTATTTCTTCTACGGCACCTATGGTTGTAAATTCACCCGGAACTACAGCCACTATAAACTCATTGTCTCCGGCGATTACTTACTATTTGTGGATACGATCTAATTGCGGAACGGGTAACGTGAGCGAATGGATAATAAAGCCTTTCATATTCAGGACTTTATGCGCGCCAGTAAATATACTGTCAACTACTGGGTTTACAGCCTGCCCCAATCAGCCTGCAACCTTATCGGCCACTGCAACAGCAGGTGCTAATATCATTTGGTATGATGCAAGTGGTAATTTGGTAGGAACAGGAAATAGTTTTACGACTCCCTCATTAGCTACTACAACAACATATTATGCAGCAGCATCTTCTGGTGCGGTCAGTTCATTGATAACGACGGGAAAAAACACGTACACCCCAAATCCTACAAGTGGATCCGGAACAACTGAATTCGGATTGGTCTTTGATGTTTTGTCACCATTTACATTAAAAGAGGTTACCATATTTCCCACAAGTAGTACCAGCGCATCAGGAACAGTAACGATTGATGTTGTAGACCGTGAGGGAACACTGGTACATTCAAAAATTGTAAACGTTGCCGCTTCTCCTACCGCTTCTCCGGTCGCGCAGGTAGTAACTCTTGATTTTCCGTTAGTAGTAGGAACAGGCTATAAAATAAGACATAGCGCGCGGTCAGCGGGCATTGCAGGCTTGCTTTTTGATCCTTCGGCAAATGCCCCTTCTTCAAATTATGGATATCCTTATGTCACTACAAATGTGTTGTCTATCAACACCAGCTCACTGACTGCAACCAATGTTCCTAGAAATGATTTGTACTATTATTTTTATAATTGGAAGATTGGCCCTGGGTGCGAATCACCTCGTGTAGCAGTAGTGGCAACAGTAGATTCTAATTGTCTCTCAACGTCAGAAACAGATAAAAAAGATGCCGTTAAAGTACATCCAAATCCGTTTTCTGATGTTGTAAATATCAACAAACCGGAATTGGTAAAAACTATTAGAGTATCTGATGTTTCCGGGAAATTATTAAGAACGATTAACCAACCGGAATCTGCTGTGAAATTAAATGAATTTTCTGCCGGAATGTACATTTTACAGCTTGATATGAAAGATGGCTCTAAGCAAAGTATTAAGATTATTAAAAAATAA
- a CDS encoding T9SS type A sorting domain-containing protein has product MKQFYQFFSKPGNAKRILRNVTLGIGFLLGSYQSTDAQVSSYIFAQSSGTYTPITGTVLGTATGNTTTTNLNSEVYPVTLPFGFIFNGISYTSLNVSSNGFITFGSTAPTTTNTTPINSTATYEGAVSAFGRDISSFFDVNSRTGNIAWETIGVAPNREIVIQWKDFKTNNTAAVTSVYSFSFQIRLQETSNVVKVVYDAGSYLIGSTAVSSTAQIGLRGSAAADFNNRLNASTLEFINSTAGTANSSTQNFSTTNAIPGMPTAGLTYSWTPPTCFMPTGVTVTNISTTSAVVNWLSPSPAPSSFDVYYSTSNIAPTSATAPTLTGLTGLTTPISPLQPATNYYVWVRSACSSSDKSVWTAVANFATQCTALSGAYFEDFEAYPGVGNGATGGVLPICWNNFGTAQGGHISNSASSVISGTKTLYLWTSGTTYVANVALPPMTTLQSGDYRLKFDGKASVTANGIIQLGYLDSASAFVQLTSFSVPTTGTVYNFSFDIPALPAGVNQLILKNPGTPANSLSIDNLSYELKVLGTSEVNGKVNLKVYPNPFSDLINVSDIEKVKSITIVDFSGRTLRVIKDVSASINLSDLKSGIYILNVEYKDGNQFSHKVIKK; this is encoded by the coding sequence ATGAAACAATTTTATCAATTTTTTTCTAAACCCGGAAATGCAAAACGCATTTTACGAAATGTAACATTAGGCATTGGATTTTTGCTGGGAAGCTACCAATCTACCGATGCACAAGTGAGCTCTTATATCTTTGCACAGTCATCAGGAACCTACACTCCGATTACCGGAACTGTTTTGGGAACTGCTACCGGAAACACTACAACTACCAATTTGAATAGTGAAGTATATCCTGTGACCTTACCTTTTGGATTTATTTTCAACGGTATATCATATACTAGCCTGAATGTTTCGTCAAACGGTTTCATTACTTTTGGATCTACTGCTCCCACGACAACAAATACTACTCCAATAAATAGTACGGCAACTTATGAAGGTGCAGTTTCGGCATTTGGAAGAGATATTAGCAGTTTTTTTGATGTAAACAGCAGAACCGGAAATATTGCTTGGGAAACAATCGGTGTTGCTCCAAACAGAGAAATTGTCATTCAGTGGAAAGACTTTAAGACAAATAATACTGCGGCTGTTACCTCTGTTTACAGTTTTTCTTTTCAAATCAGGCTTCAGGAAACTTCAAATGTAGTGAAAGTAGTTTATGATGCAGGATCTTATTTAATTGGAAGTACTGCTGTATCATCAACTGCACAAATAGGTTTACGAGGAAGTGCAGCAGCAGATTTCAATAACCGGCTGAACGCTTCAACATTAGAATTTATCAATTCTACTGCAGGTACGGCAAATAGCAGTACTCAAAATTTTAGCACGACAAATGCAATTCCAGGCATGCCGACTGCGGGACTTACTTATTCCTGGACGCCACCTACATGCTTTATGCCAACAGGGGTTACTGTTACAAATATTTCCACGACATCAGCAGTTGTAAATTGGTTATCTCCGTCACCAGCTCCATCAAGTTTTGATGTCTATTATTCAACTTCCAATATTGCCCCAACGTCAGCAACAGCACCTACTTTGACGGGTTTAACTGGTTTGACTACACCAATAAGTCCATTGCAACCTGCTACAAACTATTATGTTTGGGTAAGATCAGCATGCAGTTCGTCAGATAAGAGCGTTTGGACAGCAGTTGCAAATTTTGCTACACAATGTACTGCATTATCGGGTGCTTATTTTGAAGATTTTGAAGCGTATCCAGGTGTTGGAAATGGTGCAACAGGGGGTGTTTTACCTATCTGCTGGAACAATTTTGGAACTGCACAGGGTGGTCATATTTCAAACAGTGCCTCATCAGTAATTTCAGGAACCAAAACTTTATATTTATGGACATCAGGAACCACTTACGTGGCCAATGTCGCTTTGCCTCCGATGACTACTTTGCAATCAGGTGATTACAGGTTAAAATTTGATGGAAAAGCAAGTGTTACAGCAAATGGAATTATTCAGCTGGGATATCTGGATTCTGCGAGTGCGTTTGTTCAGCTAACAAGTTTCAGTGTACCAACAACGGGAACCGTTTATAATTTTTCGTTTGATATTCCTGCACTTCCGGCCGGAGTTAATCAATTGATACTAAAAAACCCAGGAACTCCTGCAAACAGCTTGTCGATAGATAATCTTTCCTATGAACTGAAAGTATTGGGAACTTCTGAAGTTAATGGAAAAGTTAACCTTAAAGTTTATCCAAACCCATTCAGTGATTTAATTAATGTATCAGATATTGAGAAAGTAAAATCGATAACCATTGTAGATTTTTCAGGAAGAACGCTGAGAGTAATCAAGGATGTTAGCGCATCAATTAATTTATCAGATTTGAAAAGCGGAATATATATTCTTAATGTGGAGTATAAAGACGGAAACCAATTTTCTCATAAAGTCATAAAAAAATAA
- a CDS encoding outer membrane beta-barrel family protein, with translation MKKTILAISVLGSVIAFAQEKPSQVKEKQIEGVVITKTKKAVEQKADRTIFDFSEQSHLNNGNVLEGIKKLPGLVSTDIAGMMYQGKMLDVYLNGRPLNISSNELNSFLEGMPANSVERIEVITQPGAEFPATSGGAIMNIITNKNANRYLTATYSGNYNFSHEDKLRSRTSNSLNLNARNKLFGWQLSIGQNYRESMLNTNQDDLMLSNTDRVGRGYFAKSGLTFDLGEDRLLLNYDIYHNKNDNYTSSNGLADILTQKDPDIYREVSFDAFDAANTNNLRQEAVATYQVRFDDKQKKLDFQFGYTKSDSKFGQDNIFRRGIFTDSNLAETYDFSAGSVLENSSDMQVANFKVDYSQPLKILDDGKVSFGGLYEKQNFDTESKGLTNLEYQRQTASTYLEFQAKLKKFDFIAGARAENYDISGVTRLMDDDKLVQADLIPFNKFKLFPNASVQYNVMKQVYALANYNKKINLPSISALNPNNSTFQGPNTQVTGNPFLQPTIFDNYEVKISAFDYAFIGYSVSNAKNQVAQIIRREGKNIFNEQVNISNMKIHNFNVGLPIPFMIFTKQLSEIMKFDFNPDKINFMYLYAGYQKHDINNLKNNGFWIFNLMTQILLPKDIKLTANYSYLTPRAGYFYFTAEKPFNNSVDITLTKKFLDNRLTVSIFGNDILNGQVMQIRTNNPSGGESLFIRTKYDSRNFGLSVNYKIPTKNKLAKEDANILNSKKEETGGVMQQGQ, from the coding sequence ATGAAGAAAACTATATTAGCTATATCCGTTTTAGGATCGGTCATTGCATTTGCCCAGGAAAAACCTAGTCAGGTTAAAGAAAAACAAATAGAAGGCGTTGTTATCACCAAAACAAAAAAAGCCGTTGAGCAAAAAGCAGATCGTACGATTTTTGATTTTTCTGAGCAGTCGCATCTTAATAACGGTAATGTATTGGAAGGCATCAAAAAACTTCCGGGCTTGGTTTCTACCGATATTGCAGGAATGATGTATCAGGGTAAAATGCTGGATGTTTACCTCAACGGAAGACCGCTTAATATCTCAAGTAATGAGCTCAACTCTTTTTTGGAAGGAATGCCTGCCAATTCTGTCGAAAGAATTGAGGTGATCACACAGCCAGGTGCAGAATTTCCGGCAACTTCAGGGGGAGCTATCATGAATATTATTACTAATAAAAATGCTAATAGATATTTAACCGCCACTTATTCCGGGAATTATAATTTTTCTCATGAAGACAAACTGCGAAGCAGAACCAGCAATTCATTAAATTTAAATGCAAGAAATAAGCTGTTTGGATGGCAATTGAGCATAGGGCAAAACTACCGTGAAAGTATGCTGAATACCAACCAAGACGATCTTATGCTCAGCAATACTGATCGTGTCGGCCGAGGATATTTTGCCAAATCCGGACTGACCTTTGACCTTGGAGAAGACCGATTATTATTAAACTATGATATTTACCATAATAAAAATGACAATTATACTTCTAGCAATGGGCTGGCTGATATTTTAACCCAAAAAGATCCAGATATTTACAGAGAAGTTTCATTTGATGCATTTGACGCTGCTAATACAAATAATTTACGACAGGAAGCAGTGGCAACTTATCAGGTCCGTTTTGACGATAAGCAGAAGAAGCTTGATTTTCAATTTGGTTATACAAAATCTGACAGCAAATTTGGACAGGATAACATCTTCAGAAGAGGGATTTTTACTGACAGCAATTTGGCAGAGACTTATGATTTTTCTGCAGGAAGTGTTTTGGAAAACAGCTCAGATATGCAAGTTGCCAATTTTAAAGTCGACTATTCTCAGCCTTTGAAAATATTGGATGACGGTAAAGTAAGTTTTGGAGGGCTTTATGAAAAACAGAATTTTGATACAGAGAGCAAAGGTCTGACAAATCTTGAATATCAAAGACAAACTGCTTCCACCTATCTGGAATTTCAGGCGAAACTGAAAAAGTTTGATTTTATTGCAGGCGCAAGAGCAGAAAATTATGACATTTCCGGAGTGACAAGATTGATGGATGATGATAAACTGGTGCAGGCAGATTTGATTCCTTTTAATAAATTTAAGCTTTTCCCGAATGCAAGTGTGCAGTATAATGTGATGAAACAGGTGTATGCGCTGGCAAACTACAATAAGAAAATCAACCTTCCGAGTATTTCTGCATTAAACCCGAACAACAGTACGTTTCAAGGACCAAATACTCAGGTAACCGGGAATCCGTTTTTACAGCCTACAATATTTGATAATTACGAAGTGAAAATTTCAGCTTTTGATTATGCTTTTATCGGGTATAGTGTAAGCAATGCAAAAAATCAGGTGGCTCAGATCATCAGAAGAGAAGGAAAAAATATCTTTAATGAGCAGGTGAATATTTCAAATATGAAAATTCATAACTTCAATGTTGGACTTCCGATTCCCTTTATGATTTTCACAAAGCAATTGAGTGAAATCATGAAGTTTGATTTTAATCCCGATAAGATTAATTTCATGTATCTGTACGCGGGTTATCAAAAGCATGACATCAACAATTTAAAGAACAATGGTTTCTGGATTTTTAATTTGATGACGCAGATTCTCCTTCCCAAAGACATTAAATTGACTGCTAATTACAGTTATTTGACTCCGAGAGCCGGATATTTTTACTTCACTGCAGAAAAACCATTCAATAATTCGGTTGATATTACATTAACCAAGAAGTTTCTTGATAACCGTCTTACGGTTTCCATATTCGGGAACGATATATTAAACGGTCAGGTGATGCAGATCAGAACCAACAATCCGTCCGGTGGTGAAAGTCTTTTCATCAGAACGAAATATGACAGCAGAAACTTCGGTCTTTCTGTCAACTATAAAATTCCTACCAAAAATAAGCTGGCAAAAGAAGATGCCAATATTTTAAACAGTAAGAAAGAAGAAACCGGCGGCGTGATGCAGCAGGGACAATAA
- a CDS encoding aconitate hydratase produces the protein MTFDIDMIKKVYERYPERIAAARQITGKPLTLSEKILYTHLWEGNSTQEYERGNSYVDFAPDRVAMQDATAQMALLQFMQAGKAKVAVPSTVHADHLIQARVGAKADLQEGINKNSEVFNFLGSVCDKYGIGFWKPGAGIIHQVVLENYAFPGGMMIGTDSHTVNAGGLGMVAIGVGGADAVDVMAGMAWELKMPKLIGVKLTGKMSGWTSAKDVILKVAGILTVKGGTGCIVEYFGEGAQSLSATGKGTICNMGAEVGATTSTFGYDDSMRRYLASTGRQDVVDVADTIAEHLTGDAEVYANPEQYFDQVIEINLSELAPHLNGPFTPDLATPVSEFKEKAIANGWPIEVEWALIGSCTNSSYEDLSRAASIVEDAVAKGVKPRAILGINPGSEQVKFTAERDGFLNSFRKFENARIFTNACGPCIGQWDREGAEKGEKNSIIHSFNRNFAKRADGNPNTHAFVASPEMVAAIAISGRLDFNPITDTLTAENGEQIKLNEPSGSELPAKGFAVEDAGYQAPSADGSSVIVKVSPTSDRLQLLEEFPAWDGKNITGARVLIKAFGKCTTDHISMAGPWLKYRGHLDNISNNMLIGAVNAYNMETNTVKNQLNGTYGEVPAVQRAYKAAGIPSIVVGDQNYGEGSSREHAAMEPRHLGVKAVLVKSFARIHETNLKKQGMLGLTFADEADYDKIQEDDVVNFLDLDQFAPGKQLTLEFSHIDGTKDIVMANHTYNAQQIDWFKAGSALNLIKLQEN, from the coding sequence ATGACTTTCGACATTGACATGATCAAAAAAGTGTACGAGCGTTATCCTGAACGTATTGCAGCAGCAAGACAAATCACAGGAAAACCGTTAACACTTTCAGAAAAAATTCTTTACACACACTTGTGGGAAGGAAACTCAACACAAGAATACGAAAGAGGAAATTCTTACGTAGATTTTGCTCCGGACAGAGTAGCTATGCAGGATGCAACTGCACAGATGGCACTTTTACAATTTATGCAGGCAGGAAAAGCTAAAGTAGCTGTGCCATCAACCGTTCACGCTGATCACCTGATACAGGCGAGAGTGGGTGCAAAAGCAGATTTACAGGAAGGTATCAATAAAAATTCAGAGGTTTTTAACTTTTTAGGTTCTGTATGTGATAAATACGGGATTGGTTTCTGGAAACCTGGAGCTGGTATTATTCACCAGGTTGTTTTAGAAAATTACGCATTTCCTGGTGGAATGATGATCGGAACTGATTCTCACACAGTCAATGCAGGAGGATTAGGAATGGTTGCGATCGGTGTTGGTGGTGCAGATGCGGTAGACGTAATGGCCGGAATGGCTTGGGAATTAAAAATGCCAAAATTAATCGGTGTAAAATTAACCGGTAAAATGTCTGGCTGGACTTCTGCAAAAGATGTTATCCTGAAAGTTGCCGGAATTCTTACCGTAAAAGGAGGAACAGGATGCATTGTAGAATATTTCGGTGAAGGAGCACAATCTCTCTCGGCAACAGGAAAAGGTACCATCTGCAATATGGGTGCTGAAGTTGGTGCCACCACTTCTACTTTCGGATATGATGATTCTATGAGAAGATATCTTGCTTCTACCGGAAGACAGGATGTTGTAGATGTAGCCGATACAATCGCTGAACATTTAACAGGTGATGCTGAGGTATATGCAAATCCTGAGCAATATTTTGACCAGGTTATTGAAATTAATCTTTCAGAATTAGCTCCGCATTTGAACGGACCTTTTACCCCAGATTTAGCAACCCCAGTTTCTGAATTTAAGGAAAAAGCTATAGCAAACGGATGGCCGATCGAAGTTGAATGGGCCTTGATCGGATCTTGTACCAATTCTTCCTATGAAGATCTTTCAAGAGCAGCTTCTATTGTTGAAGATGCAGTAGCAAAAGGTGTAAAACCGAGAGCTATTTTAGGAATTAATCCAGGTTCTGAGCAGGTGAAGTTTACCGCCGAAAGAGACGGTTTCTTAAATTCTTTCAGAAAATTTGAAAATGCAAGAATTTTCACCAACGCTTGTGGACCATGTATTGGACAATGGGACAGAGAAGGTGCTGAAAAGGGAGAAAAGAATTCTATCATTCACTCTTTCAACAGAAACTTTGCAAAAAGAGCAGACGGAAACCCAAACACTCACGCTTTCGTAGCTTCACCGGAAATGGTGGCTGCCATCGCAATCTCAGGAAGATTAGATTTTAACCCTATTACAGATACGTTAACCGCTGAAAACGGAGAACAAATAAAATTAAACGAGCCTAGCGGTTCAGAATTACCGGCTAAAGGATTTGCGGTGGAAGATGCAGGTTATCAGGCGCCTTCTGCTGATGGGTCATCAGTTATCGTAAAAGTCAGCCCTACTTCAGACAGACTTCAGTTATTAGAAGAATTCCCGGCTTGGGATGGTAAAAACATTACAGGGGCGAGAGTTTTAATTAAAGCTTTCGGGAAATGTACTACGGATCACATTTCTATGGCAGGACCATGGTTGAAATACAGAGGACATTTAGATAACATCTCAAATAACATGTTGATCGGCGCTGTAAATGCCTATAACATGGAAACCAACACGGTAAAAAACCAGCTGAATGGCACTTACGGCGAAGTTCCTGCTGTACAAAGAGCTTACAAGGCTGCAGGAATTCCTTCAATTGTTGTAGGGGATCAGAATTACGGTGAAGGCTCATCCAGAGAACATGCTGCTATGGAACCGAGACATCTTGGTGTAAAAGCTGTTTTAGTAAAGTCGTTTGCAAGAATTCATGAGACTAACCTGAAAAAACAAGGGATGTTAGGATTAACTTTCGCTGATGAAGCAGACTATGATAAAATTCAGGAAGACGATGTTGTCAATTTCTTAGATTTGGATCAGTTTGCTCCGGGAAAACAGTTGACCTTAGAATTCAGTCATATAGACGGAACGAAAGATATTGTAATGGCAAACCATACATATAACGCTCAGCAAATTGATTGGTTTAAGGCAGGTTCTGCACTGAATCTGATTAAATTACAGGAAAACTAA